A single genomic interval of Pseudorca crassidens isolate mPseCra1 chromosome 19, mPseCra1.hap1, whole genome shotgun sequence harbors:
- the GHDC gene encoding GH3 domain-containing protein isoform X3, which produces MLLPLLPCLVLCLLLLPLAVLWRRRPSQDARLSWLVHLQHRVAWGALCWAAAWQRKSLVRSTLHAGQSQQRALRRCLQGAQSPRCPLRGSTDIGVFRNHLPLTKASQLQEEESGVQLLPPTSNQYRGEVSLQATLLGLAALKKTCPEVLAPEGTARVTPSSPWPYPLPWPWHALGQLGPAGAKDPRALLLEALRSPGLRALEAGTAVELLDVFLGLEADGEELAEALAAGNPGASLPRRAAELREALEQGPRGLALRLWPKLQVVVTLDAGGQAEAVAALGALWCQGLAFFSPAYAASGGAVGLSLWPEQPHGLYLLPPGGPFIELLPLKEGTREEAAPTVLLAEAQKGKEYELVLTDHTSLTRCRLGDVVQVVGTYNQCPVVRFICRLGQTLSVRGEDTGEDVFSEALGRAVGQWPGARLLDHGCVESSILDSSEGSAPHYEVFVALKGLRNLSEENRDKVHERQGQA; this is translated from the exons atgctgctgccgctgctgccgtGCCTCGTGCTGTGCCTCCTGCTGCTGCCGCTGGCCGTGCTCTGGCGGCGGCGGCCGTCCCAGGATGCCAGGCTGTCCTGGCTGGTCCATCTCCAGCACCGTGTGGCATGgggggccctgtgctgggcagccGCCTGGCAGCGGAAGAGCCTAGTGCGGAGCACGCTGCACGCGGGCCAGAGCCAGCAGCGGGCCCTGAGGCGGTGTCTGCAGGGAGCCCAGAGTCCCCGCTGTCCCCTCAGGGGGAGCACAG ATATAGGCGTCTTCCGGAATCATCTCCCTCTGACCAAGGCCAGCCAGCTCCAGGAGGAAGAAAGTGGAGTGCAGCTCTTGCCTCCTACCTCAAACCAGTACCGTGGGGAGGTCTCTCTGCAG GCCACCTTGCTGGGTCTGGCAGCCCTAAAGAAGACCTGCCCGGAAGTGCTGGCCCCAGAAGGCACGGCCCGTGTGACCCCTTCCTCCCCTTGGCCCTACCCGCTCCCTTGGCCTTGGCATGCCCTGGGCCAGTTGGGCCCTGCTGGAGCCAAGGACCCTAGGGCCCTGCTGCTGGAGGCACTGAGGTCCCCGGGCCTGCGGGCTCTGGAAGCTGGGACGGCGGTCGAGCTCCTAGACGTCTTCTTGGGCCTGGAGGCCGATGGCGAAGAGCTGGCTGAGGCATTAGCTGCTGGGAACCCAGGAGCATCTCTCCCCAGACGGGCAGCTGAGCTGCGGGAGGCCCTGGAGCAGGGACCCCGAGGACTGGCCCTTCGGCTCTGGCCAAAGCTTCAGGTGGTGGTGACTCTGGATGCAGGAGGCCAGGCGGAGGCTGTGGCTGCCCTGGGGGCCTTGTGGTGCCAAGGGCTAGCCTTCTTCTCACCTGCTTATGCTGCCTCTGGAG GGGCGGTGGGCCTGAGTCTGTGGCCAGAGCAGCCCCATGGCCTGTACCTTCTGCCCCCTGGAGGCCCCTTTATTGAGCTGCTCCCACTCAAGGAAGGAACCCGGGAAGAGGCTGCCCCCACCGTCCTACTGGCCGAAGCCCAGAAGGGCAAGGAGTACGAACTGGTGCTGACTGACCACACCAGCCTCACCAG GTGCCGCCTGGGTGACGTGGTCCAGGTGGTTGGTACCTACAATCAGTGTCCAGTCGTCAGGTTCATCTGCAG GCTGGGCCAGACCCTGAGTGTTCGAGGCGAAGACACTGGTGAGGACGTGTTCTCTGAGGCCTTGGGCCGGGCGGTGGGGCAGTGGCCAGGGGCCAGGCTGTTGGACCATGGCTGTGTGGAGAGCAGCATTCTGG ATTCCTCTGAGGGTTCTGCTCCCCACTATGAGGTGTTTGTGGCACTGAAGGGGCTAAGGAACTTGTCGGAGGAAAATCGAGACAAGGTACACGAGAGACAGGGACAGG CTTGA
- the GHDC gene encoding GH3 domain-containing protein isoform X2 produces the protein MLLPLLPCLVLCLLLLPLAVLWRRRPSQDARLSWLVHLQHRVAWGALCWAAAWQRKSLVRSTLHAGQSQQRALRRCLQGAQSPRCPLRGSTDIGVFRNHLPLTKASQLQEEESGVQLLPPTSNQYRGEVSLQATLLGLAALKKTCPEVLAPEGTARVTPSSPWPYPLPWPWHALGQLGPAGAKDPRALLLEALRSPGLRALEAGTAVELLDVFLGLEADGEELAEALAAGNPGASLPRRAAELREALEQGPRGLALRLWPKLQVVVTLDAGGQAEAVAALGALWCQGLAFFSPAYAASGGAVGLSLWPEQPHGLYLLPPGGPFIELLPLKEGTREEAAPTVLLAEAQKGKEYELVLTDHTSLTRCRLGDVVQVVGTYNQCPVVRFICRLGQTLSVRGEDTGEDVFSEALGRAVGQWPGARLLDHGCVESSILDSSEGSAPHYEVFVALKGLRNLSEENRDKPMHQAGWKCWELMLSGVTLSQQRNRSW, from the exons atgctgctgccgctgctgccgtGCCTCGTGCTGTGCCTCCTGCTGCTGCCGCTGGCCGTGCTCTGGCGGCGGCGGCCGTCCCAGGATGCCAGGCTGTCCTGGCTGGTCCATCTCCAGCACCGTGTGGCATGgggggccctgtgctgggcagccGCCTGGCAGCGGAAGAGCCTAGTGCGGAGCACGCTGCACGCGGGCCAGAGCCAGCAGCGGGCCCTGAGGCGGTGTCTGCAGGGAGCCCAGAGTCCCCGCTGTCCCCTCAGGGGGAGCACAG ATATAGGCGTCTTCCGGAATCATCTCCCTCTGACCAAGGCCAGCCAGCTCCAGGAGGAAGAAAGTGGAGTGCAGCTCTTGCCTCCTACCTCAAACCAGTACCGTGGGGAGGTCTCTCTGCAG GCCACCTTGCTGGGTCTGGCAGCCCTAAAGAAGACCTGCCCGGAAGTGCTGGCCCCAGAAGGCACGGCCCGTGTGACCCCTTCCTCCCCTTGGCCCTACCCGCTCCCTTGGCCTTGGCATGCCCTGGGCCAGTTGGGCCCTGCTGGAGCCAAGGACCCTAGGGCCCTGCTGCTGGAGGCACTGAGGTCCCCGGGCCTGCGGGCTCTGGAAGCTGGGACGGCGGTCGAGCTCCTAGACGTCTTCTTGGGCCTGGAGGCCGATGGCGAAGAGCTGGCTGAGGCATTAGCTGCTGGGAACCCAGGAGCATCTCTCCCCAGACGGGCAGCTGAGCTGCGGGAGGCCCTGGAGCAGGGACCCCGAGGACTGGCCCTTCGGCTCTGGCCAAAGCTTCAGGTGGTGGTGACTCTGGATGCAGGAGGCCAGGCGGAGGCTGTGGCTGCCCTGGGGGCCTTGTGGTGCCAAGGGCTAGCCTTCTTCTCACCTGCTTATGCTGCCTCTGGAG GGGCGGTGGGCCTGAGTCTGTGGCCAGAGCAGCCCCATGGCCTGTACCTTCTGCCCCCTGGAGGCCCCTTTATTGAGCTGCTCCCACTCAAGGAAGGAACCCGGGAAGAGGCTGCCCCCACCGTCCTACTGGCCGAAGCCCAGAAGGGCAAGGAGTACGAACTGGTGCTGACTGACCACACCAGCCTCACCAG GTGCCGCCTGGGTGACGTGGTCCAGGTGGTTGGTACCTACAATCAGTGTCCAGTCGTCAGGTTCATCTGCAG GCTGGGCCAGACCCTGAGTGTTCGAGGCGAAGACACTGGTGAGGACGTGTTCTCTGAGGCCTTGGGCCGGGCGGTGGGGCAGTGGCCAGGGGCCAGGCTGTTGGACCATGGCTGTGTGGAGAGCAGCATTCTGG ATTCCTCTGAGGGTTCTGCTCCCCACTATGAGGTGTTTGTGGCACTGAAGGGGCTAAGGAACTTGTCGGAGGAAAATCGAGACAAG CCCATGCACCAGGCAGGCTGGAAGTGTTGGGAGTTAATGCTCTCAGGAGTGACCCTCAGTCAGCAAAGGAACAGGAGCTGGTGA
- the GHDC gene encoding GH3 domain-containing protein isoform X1: MLLPLLPCLVLCLLLLPLAVLWRRRPSQDARLSWLVHLQHRVAWGALCWAAAWQRKSLVRSTLHAGQSQQRALRRCLQGAQSPRCPLRGSTDIGVFRNHLPLTKASQLQEEESGVQLLPPTSNQYRGEVSLQATLLGLAALKKTCPEVLAPEGTARVTPSSPWPYPLPWPWHALGQLGPAGAKDPRALLLEALRSPGLRALEAGTAVELLDVFLGLEADGEELAEALAAGNPGASLPRRAAELREALEQGPRGLALRLWPKLQVVVTLDAGGQAEAVAALGALWCQGLAFFSPAYAASGGAVGLSLWPEQPHGLYLLPPGGPFIELLPLKEGTREEAAPTVLLAEAQKGKEYELVLTDHTSLTRCRLGDVVQVVGTYNQCPVVRFICRLGQTLSVRGEDTGEDVFSEALGRAVGQWPGARLLDHGCVESSILDSSEGSAPHYEVFVALKGLRNLSEENRDKVHERQGQEHYKPQDPGSGLQLTASKLLAIWTTADDTFPGYATLSSRHHEYSFYKGLLGHRDAAAPAAVAAACTAVARGGRAASARLLPSEDVLLPPLRATARRGQSRGRHPHAGQAAARAPGPPGPVAAPPAGQWQPRGRHPDHGPPRRRRGSAAPLPRALVSR, from the exons atgctgctgccgctgctgccgtGCCTCGTGCTGTGCCTCCTGCTGCTGCCGCTGGCCGTGCTCTGGCGGCGGCGGCCGTCCCAGGATGCCAGGCTGTCCTGGCTGGTCCATCTCCAGCACCGTGTGGCATGgggggccctgtgctgggcagccGCCTGGCAGCGGAAGAGCCTAGTGCGGAGCACGCTGCACGCGGGCCAGAGCCAGCAGCGGGCCCTGAGGCGGTGTCTGCAGGGAGCCCAGAGTCCCCGCTGTCCCCTCAGGGGGAGCACAG ATATAGGCGTCTTCCGGAATCATCTCCCTCTGACCAAGGCCAGCCAGCTCCAGGAGGAAGAAAGTGGAGTGCAGCTCTTGCCTCCTACCTCAAACCAGTACCGTGGGGAGGTCTCTCTGCAG GCCACCTTGCTGGGTCTGGCAGCCCTAAAGAAGACCTGCCCGGAAGTGCTGGCCCCAGAAGGCACGGCCCGTGTGACCCCTTCCTCCCCTTGGCCCTACCCGCTCCCTTGGCCTTGGCATGCCCTGGGCCAGTTGGGCCCTGCTGGAGCCAAGGACCCTAGGGCCCTGCTGCTGGAGGCACTGAGGTCCCCGGGCCTGCGGGCTCTGGAAGCTGGGACGGCGGTCGAGCTCCTAGACGTCTTCTTGGGCCTGGAGGCCGATGGCGAAGAGCTGGCTGAGGCATTAGCTGCTGGGAACCCAGGAGCATCTCTCCCCAGACGGGCAGCTGAGCTGCGGGAGGCCCTGGAGCAGGGACCCCGAGGACTGGCCCTTCGGCTCTGGCCAAAGCTTCAGGTGGTGGTGACTCTGGATGCAGGAGGCCAGGCGGAGGCTGTGGCTGCCCTGGGGGCCTTGTGGTGCCAAGGGCTAGCCTTCTTCTCACCTGCTTATGCTGCCTCTGGAG GGGCGGTGGGCCTGAGTCTGTGGCCAGAGCAGCCCCATGGCCTGTACCTTCTGCCCCCTGGAGGCCCCTTTATTGAGCTGCTCCCACTCAAGGAAGGAACCCGGGAAGAGGCTGCCCCCACCGTCCTACTGGCCGAAGCCCAGAAGGGCAAGGAGTACGAACTGGTGCTGACTGACCACACCAGCCTCACCAG GTGCCGCCTGGGTGACGTGGTCCAGGTGGTTGGTACCTACAATCAGTGTCCAGTCGTCAGGTTCATCTGCAG GCTGGGCCAGACCCTGAGTGTTCGAGGCGAAGACACTGGTGAGGACGTGTTCTCTGAGGCCTTGGGCCGGGCGGTGGGGCAGTGGCCAGGGGCCAGGCTGTTGGACCATGGCTGTGTGGAGAGCAGCATTCTGG ATTCCTCTGAGGGTTCTGCTCCCCACTATGAGGTGTTTGTGGCACTGAAGGGGCTAAGGAACTTGTCGGAGGAAAATCGAGACAAGGTACACGAGAGACAGGGACAGG AGCACTATAAACCCCAGGACCCTGGTAGCGGGTTGCAGTTGACAGCCTCCAAGCTCCTGGCTATTTGGACGACTGCAGACGACACCTTTCCCGGCTACGCCACTCTGAGCTCCAGACACCATGAATACTCCTTCTACAAAG GTCTCCTGGGCCACCGTGacgctgctgctcctgctgctgttgctgccgcCTGTACTGCTGTCGCCCGGGGCGGCCGCGCAGCCTCCGCCCGACTGCTGCCGTCAGAAGACGTGCTCCTGCCGCCTCTACGAGCTACTGCACGGCGCGGGCAATCACGCGGCCGGCATCCTCACGCTGGGCAAGCGGCGGCCCGGGCCCCCGGGCCTCCAGGGCCGGTTGCAGCGCCTCCTGCAGGCCAGTGGCAACCACGCGGCCGGCATCCTGACCATGGGCCGCCGCGCAGGCGCAGAGGCAGCGCCGCGCCCCTGCCCCGAGCGCTGGTGTCCCGCTGA
- the KCNH4 gene encoding potassium voltage-gated channel subfamily H member 4 isoform X2 has product MPVMKGLLAPQNTFLDTIATRFDRTHGNFLLANTQGPRGFPIVYCSDGFCELTGYGRTEVMQKTCNCRFLYGPETSEPALQRLHKALEGHQEHRAEICFYRKDGSAFWCLLDMMPIKNEMGEVVLFLFSFKDITQSGGPGLGPPGGHRDSNHEKSLGRRGASSRLRSTRRQSHTVLHRLTGHFGRRGQGGMKTNNVFEPKPSVPEYKVASVGGSRCLLLHYSVPKAIWDGLILLATFYVAVTVPYNVCFSDDDDTPITSRHTLVSDIAVEMLFILDIILNFRTTYVSQSGQVVSAPRSIGLHYLATWFFVDLIAALPFDLLYVFNITVTSLVHLLKTVRLLRLLRLLQKLERYSQCSAVVLTLLMSIFALLAHWMACVWYVVGRREMEANDPLLWDIGWLHELGKRLEVPYVNGSAGGPSRRSAYIAALYFTLSSLTSVGFGNVCANTDAEKIFSICTMLIGALMHAVVFGNVTAIIQRMYSRRSLYHSRMKDLKDFIRVHRLPRPLKQRMLEYFQTTWTVNSGIDANELLRDFPDELRADIAMHLNRDILQLPLFGAASRGCLRALSLHIKTSFCAPGEYLLRRGDALQAHYYVCSGSLEVLRDNMVLAILGKGDLIGADIPEPGQEPGSGTAPSCVLKTSADVKALTYCGLQQLSSRGLAEVLRLYPEYGAAFRAGLRRDLTFNLRQGSDTNTYVATQDFSESELGVSLTQFHKKAPHSQTPRH; this is encoded by the exons ATGCCGGTCATGAAGGGGTTACTGGCCCCGCAGAACACCTTCCTGGACACCATCGCCACCCGCTTCGACCGCACGC ACGGCAACTTCCTGCTGGCCAACACACAGGGCCCACGGGGCTTTCCCATTGTCTACTGCTCCGACGGCTTCTGTGAGCTCACAGGCTACGGCCGCACTGAGGTCATGCAGAAAACCTGCAACTGCCGTTTCCTCTACGGTCCAGAGACCAGTGAGCCAGCCCTGCAGAGGCTGCACAAGGCCCTGGAGGGCCATCAGGAGCACCGGGCTGAAATCTGCTTCTACCGAAAGGATG GCTCAGCTTTTTGGTGCCTCCTGGACATGATGCCCATCAAGAATGAGATGGGGGAGGTTgtacttttcctcttttccttcaagGACATCACTCAGAGTGGAGGCCCAGGACTTGGCCCCCCAGGAGGCCACAGAGACAGTAATCATG AAAAGTCCCTTGGTAGGAGGGGAGCCAGCTCGAGACTTCGATCCACCAGGAGGCAGAGCCATACTGTCCTACACCGACTGACTGGCCACTTTGGCCGCCGGGGCCAGGGAGGCATGAAAACCAAT AACGTGTTTGAGCCAAAGCCATCAGTGCCCGAATACAAGGTGGCCTCCGTGGGGGGGTCCCGCTGCCTCCTCCTCCACTACAGCGTGCCCAAGGCCATCTGGGACGGCCTCATCCTCCTCGCCACCTTCTACGTTGCGGTCACCGTCCCCTACAATGTCTGCTTCTCGGATGATGACGACACCCCCATCACTTCCCGACACACCCTTGTCAGCGACATCGCCGTGGAGATGCTCTTCATCCTCG ATATCATCCTGAACTTCCGCACCACCTATGTGTCCCAGTCCGGCCAAGTGGTCTCTGCTCCTCGTTCTATTGGCCTCCACTATCTGGCCACCTGGTTCTTTGTTGACCTCATTGCCGCTCTGCCTTTTGACCTGCTTTACGTCTTCAACATCACCGTG ACGTCGCTGGTGCACCTGTTGAAGACAGTGCGGCTGCTGCGGCTGCTACGGCTGCTGCAGAAGCTGGAGCGGTACTCGCAGTGCAGTGCCGTGGTTCTCACGCTGCTCATGTCCATCTTTGCGCTCCTTGCCCACTGGATGGCCTGCGTCTGGTATGTCGTCGGGCGCCGGGAGATGGAGGCCAACGACCCGCTGCTCTGGGACATCG GCTGGTTGCACGAGCTGGGCAAGCGGCTGGAGGTGCCCTATGTCAACGGCTCTGCGGGTGGCCCGTCGCGGCGCAGCGCCTACATCGCTGCGCTCTACTTCACGCTGAGCAGCCTCACGAGCGTGGGCTTCGGCAACGTGTGCGCCAACACTGACGCCGAGAAGATCTTCTCCATCTGCACGATGCTCATAGGCG CGCTGATGCACGCAGTGGTGTTCGGGAACGTGACGGCCATCATCCAGCGCATGTACTCGCGCCGCTCCCTCTACCACAGCCGCATGAAGGACCTCAAGGACTTCATCCGCGTGCACCGCCTGCCCCGGCCGCTCAAGCAGCGCATGCTCGAGTACTTCCAGACCACGTGGACAGTCAACAGCGGCATCGACGCCAACGAG TTACTGCGTGACTTCCCAGACGAGCTGAGAGCTGACATTGCTATGCACCTGAATCGGGACATCCTGCAGCTGCCGCTGTTTGgagcagcgagcaggggctgcctGCGGGCCCTCTCCCTGCACATCAAGACCTCGTTCTGCGCTCCGGGCGAGTACCTGTTGCGCCGCGGGGATGCCCTGCAGGCGCACTACTATGTCTGCTCCGGCTCACTGGAGGTGCTCCGGGACAACATGGTGCTGGCCATCCTGG GAAAAGGAGACCTGATTGGGGCAGATATCCCTGAGCCAGGGCAGGAGCCTGGGTCAGGCACAGCTCCAAGCTGCGTGCTGAAGACCAGCGCCGACGTGAAGGCACTGACCTACTGTGGCCTGCAGCAACTGAGCAGCCGAGGGCTGGCTGAAGTCCTGAGGCTCTATCCTGAGTACGGGGCTGCCTTCAGGGCTGGCCTGCGCCGGGACCTCACCTTCAACCTGCGCCAGGGCTCTGACACCAAT ACTTATGTTGCCACTCAGGATTTCTCTGAGTCAGAGTTGGGGGTATCTCTGACTCAATTCCACAAAAAGGCCCCACATTCTCAAACCCCACGACACTGA